A single Asterias rubens chromosome 13, eAstRub1.3, whole genome shotgun sequence DNA region contains:
- the LOC117298240 gene encoding 60S ribosomal protein L8 has protein sequence MGRVIRGQRKGAGSVFKSHNKHRKGAAMLRSLDYAERRGYIKGIVKDIIHDPGRGAPLAKIQFRDPYRYKKRTELMVAAEGMFTGQFIYCGKKAALTIGNVLPIGVMPEGTIICSLEEKTGDRGKVARASGNYATVIAHNPDTRKTRVKLPSGAKKVIPSNNRAMVGIVAGGGRIDKPLLKAGRAYHKYKAKRNCWPRVRGVAMNPVDHPHGGGNHQHIGAPSTVRRDTSAGRKVGLIAARRTGRLRGTKKIPVGDKE, from the exons ATGGGGCGCGTTATCCGTGGTCAGCGTAAGGGCGCTGGAAGCGTCTTCAAATCCCACAACAAACACAGAAAGGGAGCGGCTATGCTCCGCTCTTTGGACTACGCCGAACGTCGTGGTTACATCAAAGGAATCGTCAAG GACATCATCCATGACCCCGGTCGTGGTGCTCCCCTGGCCAAGATCCAATTTCGCGATCCGTACAGGTACAAGAAGCGAACAGAGTTGATGGTTGCAGCTGAAGGAATGTTCACCGGTCAGTTCATCTACTGCGGCAAGAAAG CTGCCCTCACCATCGGCAACGTCCTCCCCATCGGTGTCATGCCTGAGGGAACCATCATCTGCTCCTTGGAGGAGAAGACGGGAGATCGTGGCAAAGTGGCCCGTGCCTCCGGTAACTACGCCACCGTCATCGCCCACAACCCCGACACCAGGAAGACTAGAGTCAAGCTACCATCTGGGGCCAAGAAGGTCATCCCCTCCAACAACAGGGCCATGGTCG GAATTGTTGCCGGCGGTGGACGTATCGACAAGCCTCTCCTGAAGGCTGGCCGAGCCTACCACAAGTACAAGGCTAAGCGTAACTGCTGGCCACGTGTACGTGGTGTGGCCATGAACCCTGTGGACCATCCCCACGGTGGTGGTAATCACCAGCATATTGGTGCGCCCTCTACTGTCAGGAGAGATACATCTGCTGGTCGCAAG GTCGGTCTGATCGCTGCCCGTCGTACCGGTCGTCTCCGTGGTACCAAGAAGATCCCAGTGGGTGACAAGGAATAG
- the LOC117298486 gene encoding microtubule-associated protein futsch-like, with product MDRSLFVRAVKYHGSDFDRLVKEEQTGATFLDENAAAEATSDKSEIDGCALNDGVVKANKENTSSSKRTDIKRRSKHQNTGFNKEFIQNLHGFIARKADLFFRKPDELPSSASSTDVPLAKDDEKSDYYAIIPPLEQFMGIDIEVCQEKVFGLLKVGDVVCGRILTTKEFGIFVKLLALCKDTSRFLEDCEVVALLPAGELRDRYSNVASVGDFSVGDLVRAVVTKVTAEEQKVLVSLHAREDLKEDSILGLITEADLPVHYRRSVLQLDSLETYGDMLESTVGFDNPFNVSYLGVKLGLGNAAPMSLMRGLQRKNFPDKEFSEPLRKWQTNRWSMESVAKGVEHFKAERFIEAMQHLNKALEIDEQNVEAFVARGALYANRDHLSKALGDFSKALKINPNHRNANKYMCETLLERGKQLEEASSLEKAADCYKAAIEIKPGFLEAQLCLSNIKKMRTPKKITSSPESISSASPGSPDLTLISAETLRQMVDTEHNASAHTKSSAEKSKKKKKKKGKERDKSSSRKDEKHSSKSKKRSKKKRKYSRSSDSSVSSRPSRSRGSLHSRETSQQRSGRKLFREERKADRTSSKKRADSRKRSKSYSSSSSRSRSRSRHLSDRKRTKSGRRRSGYNSESISSDCSSRSRPKHRNARKTRKLEFVAKTEEPTSNRKSIVVQSKNSESAGRGRTRSNHSSSESTYGSLSPEPSRKKSKPGSESRKTRDEKSQAKNTAKHLKTRENQSSSVSPRSRRSTISTESQRSHTKDDEEGLQYSPTRIDGSFLQKGIKDDRSRSKSSSKDGSHPSRRHSRDVSPQDQMKMGTQKKDIHNKGYVAKIKADKYILDKAQRDDSGSKTKSGKRKSYENDSKKGRRVSHSVDSINEGSQEQKENPSDKLKNRRNQSKSKNQDAKRGRRDGKSQDRRNRSLSRGSYSESSYSDGSYSDGSYSSYSLSGSRSYSYSSYSSYTASGSSSDSDDMTKSRKRSRPESRSTSKTKSRKSDVRKKQDEDVDEDVDEDDSDSDVDTGMYEISRDHLEMYMESKSYQTKKAGEGTPLKRKKRKHSEQEQEDEPSKDSKVKSQEKEKPLDRIEKLKTPVPPEIKKEELKKPPVAEPSSDVRLAKKRRFKEVKDEPSPPHQQTIAMEFAKPAKVSGEHIQPSAQHVPLRQSLVGASQTGHNRPVVSHQSNESDIGFHHQPGMGIIEQQRVLPSKIHQSVPEAKINDQPQPSESEMNTNIAVPSTASASGVSRPTGVEEFTLEMFTPEQQAVIKTISKQLENIRRQRLQEERACSGMILDTNRPGIKRPQEGHDGTRGERLADVKGQGQGQGHHIGVIVSQRPVNNHDDQVQSTKSTVPSLPDQSGHLHGVVGSRDKAGVEEEKPAALTIDYQHGQNIVMESKGREIFTPELPSVPTIEQVKSSRGPAVLTERAKSSLAGAGDIRTQTSREERGRGRRKSKEMEPSRSHHSSKGQRSHDDTHVRERSADSSHYSSKTSEKQSMDKSLSSSHPRHTEESAKSTKVIDYQHGRSERRYERSERDKPASSRHQDRYGDRPQDRYGDRPQDRYGDRPRDNLHEASYDRPLNHRDGRDGHRHRYDDGHPERDGRHSRDEHSSSDRYHGGSSTTQGDRYHSRPHSRYSDRHGSRSNQSSSRTPVRPKESNAFHKLITFNKDIQVAVLHSEGKWARTQSPEVEKRQTRTWWL from the exons ATGGACCGTTCTTTATTCGTACGAGCGGTAAAATACCATGGCTCTGATTTTGATCGTTTGGTCAAGGAAGAACAAACTGGGGCTACTTTCCTAGACGAAAATGCAGCTGCAGAAGCAACGTCCGACAAATCCGAAATAGACGGTTGCGCACTCAACGACGGGGTTGTAAAGGCGAATAAGGAGAATACTTCTTCCTCTAAACGAACAGATATCAAAAGAAGGAGCAAACATCAAAACACAgg ATTCAACAAAGAATTCATTCAAAATCTTCATGGCTTTATAGCAAGAAAAGCAGATTTATTCTTCAGGAAACCTGATGAGCTACCAAGCAGTGCTAGCAGTACTGACGTCCCATTAGCAAAGGATGATGAGAAATCGGACTACTACGCAATCATCCCGCCTCTGGAGCAGTTCATGGGCATTGACATTGAAGTATGCCAAGAGAAAGTCTTCGGACTTCTTAAAGTCGGCGATGTCGTCTGTGGTCGCATCCTCACCACCAAAGAATTTGGCATTTTCGTCAAGCTCTTGGCACTTTGCAAGGATACATCTCGTTTTCTTGAAGACTGTGAGGTGGTCGCTTTGCTGCCTGCAGGAGAACTCAGGGACAGATATTCAAATGTTGCGTCAGTCGGCGATTTCAGCGTTGGGGATCTTGTCCGAGCTGTGGTTACCAAAGTCACCGCTGAGGAGCAGAAAGTTCTTGTTTCATTGCATGCGAGAGAAGATCTAAAAGAGGACTCAATTCTG GGCCTGATTACAGAAGCAGACCTCCCAGTTCATTATCGACGCAGTGTACTTCAACTGGACTCTTTAGAGACGTATGGAGACATGCTTGAAAGCACCGTGGGTTTTGACAATCCTTTCAACGTATCGTACCTTGGAGTTAAGCTGGGGCTGGGAAATGCTGCTCCCATGTCACTCATGCGGGGTCTTCAAAG gAAGAACTTTCCAGACAAGGAGTTTTCAGAACCGTTAAGAAAATGGCAGACAAACAGATGGTCAATGGAAAG TGTTGCTAAGGGTGTGGAGCACTTCAAGGCAGAGAGGTTCATAGAAGCAATGCAACATCTTAACAAAGCCTTGGAGATTGATGAGCAGAATGTAGAGGCATTTGTGGCAAGAGGGGCTCT GTACGCAAACAGAGATCATCTGTCCAAGGCTCTGGGCGACTTCAGCAAGGctcttaagattaatccaaaCCACCGCAACGCTAATAAGTACATGTGTGAAACACTCCTTGAAAGGGGAAAACA GCTTGAGGAGGCGAGTAGCCTGGAGAAGGCCGCTGACTGCTACAAAGCAGCGATTGAGATCAAACCAGGTTTCTTAGAGGCGCAGTTGTGTCTCAGTAACATCAAGAAGATGAGG ACGCCCAAAAAGATAACCAGCTCCCCAGAATCAATCTCCTCTGCTTCGCCGGGATCTCCAGACTTAACTCTCATCTCAGCCGAGACTCTTAGACAAATGGTGGATACAGAGCATAACGCATCAGCACACACCAAGAGTAGCGCAGAGAAgagcaaaaagaagaaaaagaagaaaggcAAAGAAAGAGACAAGTCCTCAAGCAGGAAAGACGAGAAGCATTCTAGCAAGAGCAAGAAGAGGtcaaagaagaagaggaagTATTCTAGGAGTTCAGATAGTTCAGTTTCTTCAAGGCCTTCCAGGTCAAGAGGAAGCTTACACTCTCGAGAAACAAGTCAACAGAGAAGTGGCAGAAAGCTCTTCAGAGAAGAAAGAAAAGCGGACAGAACTTCGAGCAAGAAGAGAGCCGACTCTCGGAAGAGAAGCAAATCATACTCTAGTTCTAGCTCTAGATCTAGGTCAAGAAGCCGACATCTCAGTGACCGCAAGAGGACTAAATCTGGAAGAAGGCGGTCTGGGTATAACTCTGAGAGCATTAGCTCTGACTGTTCTTCAAGATCAAGACCTAAACATAGGAATGCAAGAAAAACCAGGAAACTTGAATTTGTCGCAAAAACTGAAGAACCAACATCTAACAGAAAGAGTATAGTTGTACAAAGTAAAAATAGTGAAAGTGCCGGAAGAGGACGAACAAGGTCTAACCATTCCAGCAGTGAGAGCACCTATGGCTCTCTTTCGCCAGAACCTTCAAGAAAGAAATCCAAACCAGGGTCAGAATCAAGAAAGACAAGAGATGAGAAATCGCAGGCGAAAAACACAGCAAAGCATCTCAAAACAAGAGAAAATCAGTCTTCATCAGTGTCGCCAAGATCAAGACGTAGCACAATATCCACAGAATCACAACGAAGTCACACAAAAGATGATGAGGAAGGTCTTCAGTACTCACCCACTAGAATAGATGGATCATTTCTTCAAAAGGGGATCAAGGATGACAGGTCTAGATCTAAATCAAGTTCAAAAGATGGCTCCCATCCATCGAGAAGGCACAGTAGGGATGTTTCTCCACAAGACCAAATGAAAATGGGAACGCAAAAGAAAGATATTCACAACAAAGGTTATGTTGCCAAGATAAAAGCAGACAAATACATCCTTGATAAGGCACAGAGGGACGACAGTGGATCAAAGACAAAGTCGGGCAAGAGAAAAAGTTATGAAAATGACAGTAAGAAAGGAAGAAGAGTAAGCCACTCAGTAGACAGCATCAATGAAGGAAGTCAAGAGCAGAAGGAGAATCCTTCAGATAAACTCAAGAACAGGAGAAATCAGAGCAAATCAAAAAATCAGGATGCCAAGAGAGGACGCAGAGACGGGAAGAGTCAAGATAGAAGAAACAGAAGTTTGTCGAGAGGGTCTTATTCTGAGAGTAGTTACTCAGATGGAAGTTACTCTGACGGAAGCTACTCCAGCTACAGTTTATCAGGAAGCCGTTCTTACAGTTACAGCAGTTACAGTAGCTATACAGCATCAGGGTCTAGCAGCGACTCTGATGACATGACCAAATCAAGAAAACGCTCGAGGCCAGAAAGCAGAAGCACATCGAAGACCAAATCCAGGAAGTCTGATGTGAGGAAGAAGCAAGACGAGGATGTGGACGAGGATGTGGACGAGgatgatagtgatagtgatgtGGATACAGGTATGTACGAGATCTCTAGAGACCATCTTGAAATGTATATGGAGAGCAAGAGCTATCAGACCAAGAAAGCTGGCGAGGGAACACCGTTAAAGAGGAAGAAGAGGAAGCATTCAGAACAGGAACAAGAGGACGAACCTAGCAAAGACAGCAAAGTGAAAAGtcaagagaaagaaaaaccttTAGATAGAATTGAGAAACTGAAGACACCTGTACCACCTGAAATCAAGAAAGAGGAACTAAAGAAACCACCTGTGGCTGAACCTTCCTCAGATGTGAGGCTAGCCAAGAAAAGAAGATTCAAAGAAGTCAAAGATGAACCTTCTCCTCCTCATCAGCAGACCATTGCAATGGAATTTGCCAAACCTGCCAAGGTTTCTGGAGAACACATCCAACCATCCGCTCAACATGTGCCTCTCCGTCAGTCATTAGTAGGTGCATCTCAAACAGGTCACAATCGGCCAGTAGTGTCTCATCAGTCAAACGAATCTGATATTGGCTTCCATCATCAGCCAGGTATGGGCATTATTGAACAACAACGAGTACTGCCCAGTAAGATTCACCAGTCAGTTCCTGAAGCCAAGATTAACGATCAACCGCAACCAAGCGAATCTGAAATGAATACAAACATAGCTGTTCCTTCCACAGCTTCTGCTTCAGGAGTTTCCAGACCGACTGGAGTAGAAGAGTTTACACTAGAAATGTTTACCCCAGAACAACAAGCTGTCATTAAGACCATCTCTAAACAACTGGAAAACATCCGACGACAAAGGTTGCAAGAAGAAAGAGCATGCTCTGGAATGATACTGGATACAAACCGTCCTGGTATTAAGAGACCTCAAGAAGGTCATGATGGAACTAGGGGTGAAAGGTTGGcagatgtcaaaggtcaaggtcAGGGTCAAGGACACCACATAGGTGTCATTGTATCACAGCGACCTGTTAACAATCATGATGATCAAGtacaaagcacaaaaagtactGTACCGTCCTTACCAGATCAAAGTGGACACCTTCATGGAGTCGTAGGGTCCAGAGATAAAGCAGGAgtggaagaagaaaaacctgCTGCTCTGACAATTGACTACCAACACGGACAGAATATCGTCATGGAATCCAAGGGAAGGGAAATCTTCACCCCTGAACTGCCTAGTGTCCCAACAATTGAACAGGTCAAATCGAGTAGAGGTCCTGCTGTACTTACAGAAAGGGCAAAAAGCAGTTTAGCTGGAGCGGGAGACATAAGAACACAGACTTCAAGAGAAGAACGTGGACGTGGTCGTAGGAAGAGTAAAGAAATGGAACCGTCAAGGTCACACCATAGTagtaaaggtcaaaggtcacatgaTGACACACATGTCAGGGAAAGGTCGGCAGATTCAAGTCATTACAGTTCAAAAACAAGTGAGAAGCAAAGCATGGATAAGAGCCTTTCATCAAGTCATCCAAGACACACAGAGGAAAGTGCAAAATCGACTAAGGTTATAGATTATCAGCATGGAAGAAGTGAGAGACGTTACGAGAGAAGCGAAAGGGATAAACCTGCCAGTAGCAGACACCAGGATAGATATGGTGACAGACCCCAGGATAGATATGGTGACAGACCCCAGGATAGATATGGTGACAGACCCCGTGATAATCTCCATGAGGCTTCATATGACAGACCTCTGAATCACAGGGATGGCAGAGACGGTCACCGTCATAGATATGATGACGGACACCCTGAGAGAGACGGGAGACATAGCCGGGATGAACATTCCAGTAGTGATAGATATCATGGTGGGTCGAGTACCACCCAGGGGGACAGATACCATAGTAGACCCCACAGCAGATATAGTGACAGACATGGCTCCAGATCAAACCAGAGTAGTAGCAGAACACCAGTTAGACCCAAAGAGAGCAATGCCTTCCACAAGTTGATTACCTTCAATAAGGACATACAAGTTGCAGTTCTGCACAGCGAAGGGAAATGGGCTCGTACCCAAAGTCCAGAGGTTGAGAAAAGGCAGACAAGAACATGGTGGCTCTAA